One Nymphaea colorata isolate Beijing-Zhang1983 chromosome 12, ASM883128v2, whole genome shotgun sequence genomic window, TTttgacaaggaaaagaagaagaaactgaacaGTATCAGGGAACCACAAGCATGTCTTGTGAAACCCATGAACCTGGTTCACTGGTGGTGGGAAATTATCTCACTAAAATAAAAATGGAGTATGTAGATGTGGCTGAGACATGAAACTATGATATCTAATTTCTGGTTTTGAATTAATTACAATGACCCAGAGTAGTTGACAAGGAAACAAGGTTTTAGGTTTTTACCTGGCAGCTGCTTATCTGACAGGATCAATCTTTTAAGTGCACTTAGGCAAGCCTGAGCAGCTATCTGAGAAAGGTTTGAATCCCACTGCTCCAGCCTCACAATGACATCTGCATTACTGTATCCATGTTTGTCGCTACTTTGCACATTTCTTGCCACTTCCTCAGCAGACTTTTCTgttcattcaaaaaaaattgaaggcaaAATTAAGCAAAGAAGTCAAAAAGTTTGCATGACACCTAAAATacgaaataattaaagggatcATGTCTTCAGCGTTTGAACTGTTGCCATGTTCACCAACTTCCTTTCATGGTATAGTGGCATGGGCAAGGAAGTAGGGAATCCAAAATATTTCCTTCCAAATTCATGGGCATATAACAAAGTTTTCTGTTACCATGTAGGGCATTTCGATCagttcaaatttcaaagcaCATATAATTTTATTCCTAGAAGACTTCGTGCAAGTTATGCATGGCCATCTCCTCTGTAGAATCATCTTTAATCACCcgctaaaaaaaacaaaacgtGAAAAGAGGCCACTCACACACTGTGTGCATTCTTCACGTTCTCAATAAAGAGTTTAAATACAGATCTGTTTCTGAGAAGAAAAGGACAAAGGTTACCAGAGGCTTCAGATAGATCTAGCCACACTGTAAAACCAGCGTATAGATGACGCCACTTGTCAGCTCTTCCAGCTGCTCCATTGCTCCCTCCTAATGTTGCAACTACAGCACGAGCATGACTGTAGTACCAGAATGCTTTGTGTCAGAAATTGTAgtagtttaaagtttaaacaataACTTATTTCCATATGAGCTGATTTTCAGTTTAATGACGATACCTACTTAAACTTTCCAGTATTGCTCCCTCAGCTTCTGCAACAGAATCCGCACCTTCTGAAGCTATCCCTGGAAGAGAGCACATATTAATGCATATTTGCAAAATTGTTAATCAGTGAGTGTCCTGAATAACAGCGGTTTCCCAAGTCAAACACTTGCCAAAAACTAGAAAACTTTGAGATATTTATCCAGATCTGGTATAAACCGTTGATTAGGATGGGAAGAGCAGAACTGGATCCACTTCTAAGGAACATGAAACAACATTGGGTAGCAAATCCAACTGAATTTCATTTCCTACCGGTCTAACATTCTAGTTCATGTTTCTGCTTGCAATGTTCCACCCTACTGCAGCAAGTAGGCTGTGGAGCCATTTGATTTAGTTAGTCCTAACTCCTAAGTAAATCATATGGAACACAACGGAAACAACCAATATTATAAGGACAGAGGAATTGGCTCATCTCCGCTAGCCTGCATAATGTCAACTAACACAAACTGAGGTAATAGGCTCATGGTGCAACTCACATGTATCAATACTTTGTCTTGCAATTGTTTCTAGCAATTCACTTGTGTTAAGAGGAGCATACCTGAAAAGTTAGAAAAAGTAGATGCCAATGAATGCCATCATATTAAGAGTTTAATAAACATTTAAGAAGCTGAACTAACAAATAATACTTAGAACCTGTCTGCAAATGACAAGCTCAAGTAGAAATAATAGTGAATTCATTTACAGGAAATTATTGTTTCTGTAGAACCTCCAAGTGAAGATATCTGATCTAACAATACATCCTTTTCATATTCTTTAACCAATTCTTGAGTATACTCAGAAGGAGCAGAAcatattgaaaattaaaaaggcAAGCATTATTGAAGCATAAACATAAGTAatataaagatgaaaaatgttAAGAATAGGCAGAGTATCTCTAGTCTCTAACACATGTTTGTCTCGCCAACTTATTGATTCACCTTTATGCCACCACTGCTTTACAtcaggaaaaaagagaaaagggtaCTGTGCCCAAGTCAAATATTTCACATGGaataagaattcaaaaatcCAAAGTTTCTTCTAGATAATTATAAGGAATATCCTGAAAAGGAGAATGAATTACTCACAGTATAAGCAAGATGGGTTAGAATATAATTTGAAGATGATTTGTGTTCTTTCCATCATTTATGTGTCCAACATCTGCtttttgaaaaggaaagcaGAAGAAAATTTCACGTAGGCATAACGCAACCACCATTTCCAGTTGTAGGCCaatgagaaaaaatagaaaataaattgaGATCGTGTTCCAACATATTATACTGCcaatagcatcaaatttttatCTGACAGGTTTTACATATTTTGAATCTATATAGGGAAATCCAGCTTTCTGAAGTTCAGTTACTAGCTACTAACTACTGTAGCTAGTTTCAAGTTCGTCAATCCTTCTTGTCTACATAAGAAGCTGGAGTTAACGTGCTCACGGTCACATCACTTCTCGTATGAGGAGATTGATGCAATACTGAATGGTGAATAAACAATCGTTGACTAAAAATCTGGTTAACTAACAACTATTCCATATTTTTAAGCGCAATACAGAAGGCAAATTGCGAACGTACATAGACAGCTCAACTAGGAAGGATATGATAAAAATGTAATAGTAGAGCACATGCAACTTGTGAACACACAACAAGCTTGTAATGCTGGCAAGAAGTCTGCGGACATCAAGGCAGTAGCAGTAAATGTAATGTTCTGATATGGTCAATGCAAAGGAAGTACCAAAACAGGTGATATACATTAACCATGTGGCTCATCAACTGAATTATGCTTTCAACTTTTCACAAAGTTCCACTTGAGTTGAATCAAGactaataaatgataaaattttggACAATTCAGAGTGTTCTGGCATCTTCGGTCATTCATGCAACCACTTCACGTTGATTAGTGAAATATAACCTACCTTCTTTGGACCTCACTTTCCCAAACgccctgattttttttttcccctagTGATGCAATGTAACCTCAGCTACATATTTGTACTCTTGCTAGAAGATATATAAGAACATTCGTACCCCAGACCAGATGCAAGCTGTTTAGCGACTTCCCAGTTCATCTCACTGGAATTGCCAACTGTGTATATTGATGTGCCTTTCAGAAGTTGCATCACTCCTGTGGAGAGAGATTCCCACGTTTCCATAATATCAGGCCATTTCAAGTCAGGATCATGCTTTTTCAGGTTTACCACCAATTGATCTTCATCAATATACCTGAAAAAGAACAACGCAAAAACCAACAATTATTTAGTAAGTTGCGTCTGCCTTCTTAATATTGAGTAGATTATGCAATTCTCCTGGTAATATCCAGTATTATCCAATCATATGAACTAACCAGATCGTCTCAGCAGGCTTTATCCTGTCATATAGATTACCAACTTCCATCAATGTCTGTACAGAGCTAGGGGACCGGAACTTGATTATCAAGGAGCTCTCATCTGTGTCCACTAGAATACCTTCTGAGTACCGAAAAGCATCCCCCATAAGTGGGATTCGCAATTCTAACTCCGTAGCACTGTCAGAAAACTGTAACAAATTGTCATATTGGATATTAGCCACTTCTTTCTCTCCGCCCCATCCACGTCCACCCaactaaaaagaagaaggaagaaggcagCATTGTTCTTTTCCATGTGAATTTAAGAAATTACGTTGTTGTTTGATTCGAACAGAGGCAGAAAAGCACCGTTCTCAGTACAAGAGCTAatagtatgaactatgaagagTTAACAGAATCATTTCGAGAAAATGCTACCAAGGTAAAGGCGACGAAATTATGTACATAAAGGGAAAATTTAGATGATGGGTGAActtatgaaggaaaaaaatgcataagaTAAGAAAGAACACCTCGTAGTTTGCAGGTTGCAGAGAGATGGCAGAAGCGCTTCTTCGTAGAGAGGCGAAGCCTTGGCTTCTGCAGAAGAGGGCAGGTGGTGAGCACACAGGGACAGCATCCTTCAAGTGCCTACTGGAGTCGAGCAATTTACAGAGAGACTTTCTTGGAGATGGTATTTGGAAAGGAAGATAATTTCTAGTCACAGAGTTGCTGATGAAGGAGAGCGCCATCTTCTCCCTCACCTCTTTACAGAACCAACAACGTTAGAGTGAACTCTCTGTCGAGTTGGATGAGGGAGTCTCAGACCTGAACCGGGTCTGCGACGATATATCCAAGCCTGGTTTGTCAAGTGGACCTGGATCTAATATGAATCAGAAGAGCATGCGAATCTAATGTCCAGACTCgaatttaaataatatataagaaccaacaaataaaaattttagaacatgttcaaaacttttgaaggagcaagaaaaacaaaatctcaGATTTGAGTGTTTTAGGTTTTACCAATGTAAATTACATAAAGCAGAGGGGATTATGTTTGTGCTATATGGGGAAGACTGCTTAATACCCAGATGAAAAGTTACACTCTCTTTACCTGGCATTGATGCAGTTTTTTACTGTAACGCCAAGTTTGAATACATGGTATTCCAGTATAGAAGTGAAACTGAGACTCAAAAATTCAGGAAAGCTTTAACATGGGGTGTTGTTGCTTCTTCGTCCGGACAAATTTGTTCAAGCATTAAAGTTATTAAAGTTCAACCTAAgcaggtgaaaaaaaaaaagtttcaagtCATCAcataaggaagaaggaggcTTTAGCTCTTTTTGGGTGATGGGTCATAACCTTCTCTCTTATTCAATAGTTTGAACCAAGTTAAGTAATACCACTCaatttaaaactatttttttagcAATTGACTACTGTTTGAATGCATCACTGAGAACAAATTGACTAGAGAAGCTTGGGTTTTGTAAGTGAAATGCAGCCATAATATACAAAGCACAGAGAACATTGCATGGTTCCTTACATGGACGCCACTAGTTTGCCAAGACACTTTATGAATTTTCAATGTGGCGAACAATGTGACATTGCTGACATCCGGTttcactttctgtttttttttcttttttttttggtttttgcatTAACACCAAGGGCCAGCAGATCATGAATTATTTGCTATCTTAAAAAGCAAAACATATTTCGTAAAACAACTTGTTTCAGTGTAGAAATTTGGGGTTAGACAAACGCTTGAAAGGGCTGTTTGGCAGCAGGGGACACTGTGTTCCTATCTCAAACAATGGAGACCAACTTAATTTCTTCCTTTCTAACAAAATtgtatgtgatatatatatatatatatatatatatatatatatatatatatatatagtatgggTCATGGACCAGACAATGTGAGTAGGTAAGAGCAAAAAGCAAAGGCAGTAGCATAGCCTATGAAGGAagtgacagagaaagaaagaaagggcgCAGTGAGCCAGAGCCACTCACCTTGCAATGGGCAAAGGACCTTCTTGGCTCACGCTTTGCTCTTTCTTACTTTAACTGCCCTTTCtttggaactctctctctctctctctctctctctctctctatatatatatatatatatatatatatatatatatatatatatatatatatatatatatatatatatatatatatatatatatatcttcgtTTCTCCACTCCCTacacattttcttgaaaaaatcaaatggtccaAAATCTTGCAGATTTTTGAACCATTCTACCATTGAATGCAGCTCTCTTTGTTCAACTAACACATGCTTTGAACTAGTCTATTTATAGACATGCTAGTATGTCCatatttttctaataaaaaattatctGGTTCTTCTCCATAATATACATTGAAACATGTATGTGGACCAACCCTCAAAAGTCTAGTATCTTTAAGGGCGCATGATGACGCCAACAAATTTTTATCAGTCAAAAGCTTATGCGGCAGAAATTTTGTATCACCAAAGACGTGAAAACTGGTGGATTGTCCTTGGCAAAACATAAAATCTGGAACTAAAATTGATAGGAGAAAGGAAACCTATTGCCTTTATAAGAAAAGCTTTGGGAGGTCTCCCAGATTTGTTCAAGCTCCAGGCCAAGATAGATGTGACAGTAAAGAAGGTTCAAGCCAGTAGATATCAGGGCATAGGCTCAAACCTCATTGTCGCTTTACAGATGAGCCTCTTACTGCTCTAGGTGAAGTAGGTTCTACACAGTTAATGACTCATGT contains:
- the LOC116265477 gene encoding probable inactive shikimate kinase like 2, chloroplastic, with protein sequence MALSFISNSVTRNYLPFQIPSPRKSLCKLLDSSRHLKDAVPVCSPPALFCRSQGFASLRRSASAISLQPANYEFSDSATELELRIPLMGDAFRYSEGILVDTDESSLIIKFRSPSSVQTLMEVGNLYDRIKPAETIWYIDEDQLVVNLKKHDPDLKWPDIMETWESLSTGVMQLLKGTSIYTVGNSSEMNWEVAKQLASGLGYAPLNTSELLETIARQSIDTWIASEGADSVAEAEGAILESLSSHARAVVATLGGSNGAAGRADKWRHLYAGFTVWLDLSEASEKSAEEVARNVQSSDKHGYSNADVIVRLEQWDSNLSQIAAQACLSALKRLILSDKQLPGKKSLYIRLGCRGDWPNIEPPGYDPSKAVEESS